From Ovis canadensis isolate MfBH-ARS-UI-01 breed Bighorn chromosome 10, ARS-UI_OviCan_v2, whole genome shotgun sequence, a single genomic window includes:
- the SUPT20H gene encoding transcription factor SPT20 homolog isoform X26, translating into MQQTLELALDRAEYVIESARQRPPKRKYLSSGRKSIFQKLYDLYIEECEKEPEVKQKLRRNVNLLEKLVMQETLSCLVVNLYPGNEGYSLMLRGKNGSDSETIRLPYEEGELLEYLDAEELPPILVDLLEKSQVNIFHCGCVIAEIRDYRQSSNMKSPGYQSRHILLRPTMQTLICDVHSITSDNHKWTQEDKLLLESQLILATAEPLCLDPSIAVTCTANRLLYNRQKMNTRPMKRCFKRYSRSSLNRQQDMSHGPPPPQLKLLDFLQKRKERKAGQHYDLKISKAGNCVDMWKRSPCNLAVPSEVDVEKYAKVEKSIKSDDSQPTVWPAHDVKDDYIFECEAGNQYQKTKLTILQSLGDPLYYGKIQPCKEDEESDSPMSPSQFVIGSKTDAERVVNQYQELVQNEAKCPVKMSHSSSGSASLSQLSPGKETEQPETVSVQSSVLGKGVKHRPPPIKLPSTSGNSSSGNYFTPQQASSFLKSPTPPPASKPPSLSRKSSVDLNQVSMLSPAALSPASSSQRTTATQVMANSAGLNFINVVGSVCGAQALMSGSNPMLGCNTGAITPAGINLSGLLPSGGLLPNALPGAMQTASQAGVPFGLKNTSSLRPLNLLQLPGGSLIFNTLQQQQQQQLSQFTPQQPQPQQPTTSSPQQPGEQGSEQSLTSQEQALSAQHAAVINLAGVGSFMHSQAAAVTILAASNGYGSSSSTNSSATSSSAHRQPVKK; encoded by the exons cagaaattaagaagaaatgtGAACTTATTAGAGAAGCTTGTTATGCAAGAGACATTGTCATGTTTAGTGGTCAACCTATACCCGGGAAATGAGGGATATTCTCTGATgctcaggggaaaaaatggatCAG attctGAGACCATTCGACTGCCTTATGAAGAGGGAGAATTGCTTGAATACTTGGATGCAGAAGAATTACCTCCAATTTTGGTTGATCTCCTAGAAAAATCTCAG gttaatatttttcattgtggATGCGTCATAGCAGAAATACGTGACTATAGGCAGTCCAGTAACATGAAATCTCCTGGTTACCAAAGTAGGCACATTCTGTTACGTCCAACAATGCAG ACTTTAATCTGTGATGTACATTCAATAACAAGTGATAACCATAAGTGGACCCAG GAAGACAAACTTTTGCTTGAGAGCCAATTGATTCTGGCTACAGCGGAGCCGCTGTGTCTTGATCCTTCCATAGCTGTCACCTGCACTGCAAACAGACTGCTCTATAACAGGCAAAAGATGAACACACGCCCAATGAAACG ATGTTTCAAGAGATATTCCAGGTCCTCTCTGAATCGGCAACAGGATATGTCTCATGGTCCACCTCCTCCTCAGCTAAAATTACTTGATTTcttacaaaaaagaaaggaaagaaaagcaggtCAGCATTATGACCTCAAAATTTCTAAAGCAGGAAAT tgtgTAGATATGTGGAAACGGAGTCCCTGTAATTTGGCTGTACCTTCTGAGGTGGAT GTGGAAAAATATGCCAAAGTAGAAAAATCTATCAAGTCTGATGACTCACAACCAACAGTCTGGCCAGCCCAT GATGTAAAAGATGATTATATATTTGAATGTGAAGCTGGTAATCAGTATCAGAAAACAAAGCTGACCATTTTGCAGTCACTTGGTGATCCACTTTACTATGGTAAAATCCAGCCATGTAAAGAAGATGAGGAGAGTGACAGTCCGATGTCACCGTCCCA GTTCGTTATTGGatcaaagactgatgctgagag AGTAGTCAATCAGTACCAGGAATTGGTCCAGAATGAAGCCAAATGTCCAGTGAAGATGTCACATAGCTCCAGTGGCTCAGCCAGCTTGAGTCAGCTTTCTCCAGGGAAAGAAACAGAA CAGCCTGAGACCGTGTCAGTTCAGTCTTCAGTACTGGGGAAGGGAGTGAAACATCGACCTCCACCCATCAAACTTCCCTCAACCTCAGGAAATAGTTCCTCAG GTAACTATTTTACACCACAACAGGCCAGCAGCTTTCTTAAATCTCCAACTCCTCCTCCTGCTTCTAAGCCACCAAGTCTTTCTCGGAAGTCATCCGTGGATCTTAATCAAGTTAGCATGCTTTCTCCAGCTGCCCTGTCACCTGCCAGTTCATCACAAA GAACCACAGCCACCCAGGTCATGGCAAACTCTGCTGGACTTAACTTCATCAATGTAGTGGGCTCTGTTTG TGGAGCTCAAGCTTTGATGAGTGGTTCAAACCCTATGCTGGGCTGTAACACTGGTGCCATAACTCCTGCAGGAATAAACCTGAGTGGCCTTCTACCCTCAGGGGGTCTGCTACCAAATGCATTGCCGGGTGCAATGCAGACAGCCTCTCAAGCag GTGTTccatttggtttaaaaaatacttcaagtctcaggcccttaaatctactcCAG CTTCCAGGCGGCTCGCTCATTTTTAACACtctgcagcaacagcagcagcagcagctctcccaGTTTACACCGCAGCAGCCTCAGCCCCAGCAACCCACAACTTCTAGTCCTCAACAGCCTGGGGAGCAG ggttctgaacaaagttTGACCAGTCAAGAACAAGCCTTATCTGCTCAGCATGCTGCAGTTATTAACCTTGCCGGAGTAGGAAGCTTTATGCATTCACAGGCAGCTG CAGTTACGATTCTTGCAGCATCAAATGGctatggcagcagcagcagcacaaacaGCTCAGCTACATCGTCATCGGCACACAGGCAGCCAGTCAAAAAGTAA
- the SUPT20H gene encoding transcription factor SPT20 homolog isoform X24, translating to MQQTLELALDRAEYVIESARQRPPKRKYLSSGRKSIFQKLYDLYIEECEKEPEVKQKLRRNVNLLEKLVMQETLSCLVVNLYPGNEGYSLMLRGKNGSDSETIRLPYEEGELLEYLDAEELPPILVDLLEKSQVNIFHCGCVIAEIRDYRQSSNMKSPGYQSRHILLRPTMQTLICDVHSITSDNHKWTQEDKLLLESQLILATAEPLCLDPSIAVTCTANRLLYNRQKMNTRPMKRCFKRYSRSSLNRQQDMSHGPPPPQLKLLDFLQKRKERKAGQHYDLKISKAGNCVDMWKRSPCNLAVPSEVDVEKYAKVEKSIKSDDSQPTVWPAHDVKDDYIFECEAGNQYQKTKLTILQSLGDPLYYGKIQPCKEDEESDSPMSPSHFSTDDHSNWFVIGSKTDAERVVNQYQELVQNEAKCPVKMSHSSSGSASLSQLSPGKETEPETVSVQSSVLGKGVKHRPPPIKLPSTSGNSSSGNYFTPQQASSFLKSPTPPPASKPPSLSRKSSVDLNQVSMLSPAALSPASSSQRTTATQVMANSAGLNFINVVGSVCGAQALMSGSNPMLGCNTGAITPAGINLSGLLPSGGLLPNALPGAMQTASQAGVPFGLKNTSSLRPLNLLQLPGGSLIFNTLQQQQQQQLSQFTPQQPQPQQPTTSSPQQPGEQGSEQSLTSQEQALSAQHAAVINLAGVGSFMHSQAAAVTILAASNGYGSSSSTNSSATSSSAHRQPVKK from the exons cagaaattaagaagaaatgtGAACTTATTAGAGAAGCTTGTTATGCAAGAGACATTGTCATGTTTAGTGGTCAACCTATACCCGGGAAATGAGGGATATTCTCTGATgctcaggggaaaaaatggatCAG attctGAGACCATTCGACTGCCTTATGAAGAGGGAGAATTGCTTGAATACTTGGATGCAGAAGAATTACCTCCAATTTTGGTTGATCTCCTAGAAAAATCTCAG gttaatatttttcattgtggATGCGTCATAGCAGAAATACGTGACTATAGGCAGTCCAGTAACATGAAATCTCCTGGTTACCAAAGTAGGCACATTCTGTTACGTCCAACAATGCAG ACTTTAATCTGTGATGTACATTCAATAACAAGTGATAACCATAAGTGGACCCAG GAAGACAAACTTTTGCTTGAGAGCCAATTGATTCTGGCTACAGCGGAGCCGCTGTGTCTTGATCCTTCCATAGCTGTCACCTGCACTGCAAACAGACTGCTCTATAACAGGCAAAAGATGAACACACGCCCAATGAAACG ATGTTTCAAGAGATATTCCAGGTCCTCTCTGAATCGGCAACAGGATATGTCTCATGGTCCACCTCCTCCTCAGCTAAAATTACTTGATTTcttacaaaaaagaaaggaaagaaaagcaggtCAGCATTATGACCTCAAAATTTCTAAAGCAGGAAAT tgtgTAGATATGTGGAAACGGAGTCCCTGTAATTTGGCTGTACCTTCTGAGGTGGAT GTGGAAAAATATGCCAAAGTAGAAAAATCTATCAAGTCTGATGACTCACAACCAACAGTCTGGCCAGCCCAT GATGTAAAAGATGATTATATATTTGAATGTGAAGCTGGTAATCAGTATCAGAAAACAAAGCTGACCATTTTGCAGTCACTTGGTGATCCACTTTACTATGGTAAAATCCAGCCATGTAAAGAAGATGAGGAGAGTGACAGTCCGATGTCACCGTCCCA CTTCTCCACAGATGATCATTCAaattg GTTCGTTATTGGatcaaagactgatgctgagag AGTAGTCAATCAGTACCAGGAATTGGTCCAGAATGAAGCCAAATGTCCAGTGAAGATGTCACATAGCTCCAGTGGCTCAGCCAGCTTGAGTCAGCTTTCTCCAGGGAAAGAAACAGAA CCTGAGACCGTGTCAGTTCAGTCTTCAGTACTGGGGAAGGGAGTGAAACATCGACCTCCACCCATCAAACTTCCCTCAACCTCAGGAAATAGTTCCTCAG GTAACTATTTTACACCACAACAGGCCAGCAGCTTTCTTAAATCTCCAACTCCTCCTCCTGCTTCTAAGCCACCAAGTCTTTCTCGGAAGTCATCCGTGGATCTTAATCAAGTTAGCATGCTTTCTCCAGCTGCCCTGTCACCTGCCAGTTCATCACAAA GAACCACAGCCACCCAGGTCATGGCAAACTCTGCTGGACTTAACTTCATCAATGTAGTGGGCTCTGTTTG TGGAGCTCAAGCTTTGATGAGTGGTTCAAACCCTATGCTGGGCTGTAACACTGGTGCCATAACTCCTGCAGGAATAAACCTGAGTGGCCTTCTACCCTCAGGGGGTCTGCTACCAAATGCATTGCCGGGTGCAATGCAGACAGCCTCTCAAGCag GTGTTccatttggtttaaaaaatacttcaagtctcaggcccttaaatctactcCAG CTTCCAGGCGGCTCGCTCATTTTTAACACtctgcagcaacagcagcagcagcagctctcccaGTTTACACCGCAGCAGCCTCAGCCCCAGCAACCCACAACTTCTAGTCCTCAACAGCCTGGGGAGCAG ggttctgaacaaagttTGACCAGTCAAGAACAAGCCTTATCTGCTCAGCATGCTGCAGTTATTAACCTTGCCGGAGTAGGAAGCTTTATGCATTCACAGGCAGCTG CAGTTACGATTCTTGCAGCATCAAATGGctatggcagcagcagcagcacaaacaGCTCAGCTACATCGTCATCGGCACACAGGCAGCCAGTCAAAAAGTAA
- the SUPT20H gene encoding transcription factor SPT20 homolog isoform X9, with the protein MQQTLELALDRAEYVIESARQRPPKRKYLSSGRKSIFQKLYDLYIEECEKEPEVKQKLRRNVNLLEKLVMQETLSCLVVNLYPGNEGYSLMLRGKNGSDSETIRLPYEEGELLEYLDAEELPPILVDLLEKSQVNIFHCGCVIAEIRDYRQSSNMKSPGYQSRHILLRPTMQTLICDVHSITSDNHKWTQEDKLLLESQLILATAEPLCLDPSIAVTCTANRLLYNRQKMNTRPMKRCFKRYSRSSLNRQQDMSHGPPPPQLKLLDFLQKRKERKAGQHYDLKISKAGNCVDMWKRSPCNLAVPSEVDVEKYAKVEKSIKSDDSQPTVWPAHDVKDDYIFECEAGNQYQKTKLTILQSLGDPLYYGKIQPCKEDEESDSPMSPSHFSTDDHSNWFVIGSKTDAERVVNQYQELVQNEAKCPVKMSHSSSGSASLSQLSPGKETEPETVSVQSSVLGKGVKHRPPPIKLPSTSGNSSSGNYFTPQQASSFLKSPTPPPASKPPSLSRKSSVDLNQVSMLSPAALSPASSSQRSGTPKPSTPTPTPSSTPHPPDAQSSTPITPSATPTPQDSGFTPQPTLLTQFAQQQKSLSQAMPVTTIPLSTMVTSITTGTTATQVMANSAGLNFINVVGSVCGAQALMSGSNPMLGCNTGAITPAGINLSGLLPSGGLLPNALPGAMQTASQAGVPFGLKNTSSLRPLNLLQLPGGSLIFNTLQQQQQQQLSQFTPQQPQPQQPTTSSPQQPGEQGSEQSLTSQEQALSAQHAAVINLAGVGSFMHSQAAAVTILAASNGYGSSSSTNSSATSSSAHRQPVKK; encoded by the exons cagaaattaagaagaaatgtGAACTTATTAGAGAAGCTTGTTATGCAAGAGACATTGTCATGTTTAGTGGTCAACCTATACCCGGGAAATGAGGGATATTCTCTGATgctcaggggaaaaaatggatCAG attctGAGACCATTCGACTGCCTTATGAAGAGGGAGAATTGCTTGAATACTTGGATGCAGAAGAATTACCTCCAATTTTGGTTGATCTCCTAGAAAAATCTCAG gttaatatttttcattgtggATGCGTCATAGCAGAAATACGTGACTATAGGCAGTCCAGTAACATGAAATCTCCTGGTTACCAAAGTAGGCACATTCTGTTACGTCCAACAATGCAG ACTTTAATCTGTGATGTACATTCAATAACAAGTGATAACCATAAGTGGACCCAG GAAGACAAACTTTTGCTTGAGAGCCAATTGATTCTGGCTACAGCGGAGCCGCTGTGTCTTGATCCTTCCATAGCTGTCACCTGCACTGCAAACAGACTGCTCTATAACAGGCAAAAGATGAACACACGCCCAATGAAACG ATGTTTCAAGAGATATTCCAGGTCCTCTCTGAATCGGCAACAGGATATGTCTCATGGTCCACCTCCTCCTCAGCTAAAATTACTTGATTTcttacaaaaaagaaaggaaagaaaagcaggtCAGCATTATGACCTCAAAATTTCTAAAGCAGGAAAT tgtgTAGATATGTGGAAACGGAGTCCCTGTAATTTGGCTGTACCTTCTGAGGTGGAT GTGGAAAAATATGCCAAAGTAGAAAAATCTATCAAGTCTGATGACTCACAACCAACAGTCTGGCCAGCCCAT GATGTAAAAGATGATTATATATTTGAATGTGAAGCTGGTAATCAGTATCAGAAAACAAAGCTGACCATTTTGCAGTCACTTGGTGATCCACTTTACTATGGTAAAATCCAGCCATGTAAAGAAGATGAGGAGAGTGACAGTCCGATGTCACCGTCCCA CTTCTCCACAGATGATCATTCAaattg GTTCGTTATTGGatcaaagactgatgctgagag AGTAGTCAATCAGTACCAGGAATTGGTCCAGAATGAAGCCAAATGTCCAGTGAAGATGTCACATAGCTCCAGTGGCTCAGCCAGCTTGAGTCAGCTTTCTCCAGGGAAAGAAACAGAA CCTGAGACCGTGTCAGTTCAGTCTTCAGTACTGGGGAAGGGAGTGAAACATCGACCTCCACCCATCAAACTTCCCTCAACCTCAGGAAATAGTTCCTCAG GTAACTATTTTACACCACAACAGGCCAGCAGCTTTCTTAAATCTCCAACTCCTCCTCCTGCTTCTAAGCCACCAAGTCTTTCTCGGAAGTCATCCGTGGATCTTAATCAAGTTAGCATGCTTTCTCCAGCTGCCCTGTCACCTGCCAGTTCATCACAAA GATCTGGAACTCCTAAGCCATCTACTCCTACACCAACCCCTTCATCGACCCCACACCCTCCTGATGCTCAGAGCTCAACTCCTATTACCCCTTCAGCTACCCCTACTCCCCAAGATTCAGGCTTCACCCCTCAGCCCACTTTGTTAACTCAGTTTGCTCAGCAGCAAAAGTCTCTGAGCCAGGCAATGCCTGTAACGACCATTCCTCTTTCCACCATGGTAACATCTATAACTACAGGAACCACAGCCACCCAGGTCATGGCAAACTCTGCTGGACTTAACTTCATCAATGTAGTGGGCTCTGTTTG TGGAGCTCAAGCTTTGATGAGTGGTTCAAACCCTATGCTGGGCTGTAACACTGGTGCCATAACTCCTGCAGGAATAAACCTGAGTGGCCTTCTACCCTCAGGGGGTCTGCTACCAAATGCATTGCCGGGTGCAATGCAGACAGCCTCTCAAGCag GTGTTccatttggtttaaaaaatacttcaagtctcaggcccttaaatctactcCAG CTTCCAGGCGGCTCGCTCATTTTTAACACtctgcagcaacagcagcagcagcagctctcccaGTTTACACCGCAGCAGCCTCAGCCCCAGCAACCCACAACTTCTAGTCCTCAACAGCCTGGGGAGCAG ggttctgaacaaagttTGACCAGTCAAGAACAAGCCTTATCTGCTCAGCATGCTGCAGTTATTAACCTTGCCGGAGTAGGAAGCTTTATGCATTCACAGGCAGCTG CAGTTACGATTCTTGCAGCATCAAATGGctatggcagcagcagcagcacaaacaGCTCAGCTACATCGTCATCGGCACACAGGCAGCCAGTCAAAAAGTAA
- the SUPT20H gene encoding transcription factor SPT20 homolog isoform X3: protein MQQTLELALDRAEYVIESARQRPPKRKYLSSGRKSIFQKLYDLYIEECEKEPEVKQKLRRNVNLLEKLVMQETLSCLVVNLYPGNEGYSLMLRGKNGSDSETIRLPYEEGELLEYLDAEELPPILVDLLEKSQVNIFHCGCVIAEIRDYRQSSNMKSPGYQSRHILLRPTMQTLICDVHSITSDNHKWTQEDKLLLESQLILATAEPLCLDPSIAVTCTANRLLYNRQKMNTRPMKRCFKRYSRSSLNRQQDMSHGPPPPQLKLLDFLQKRKERKAGQHYDLKISKAGNCVDMWKRSPCNLAVPSEVDVEKYAKVEKSIKSDDSQPTVWPAHDVKDDYIFECEAGNQYQKTKLTILQSLGDPLYYGKIQPCKEDEESDSPMSPSHFSTDDHSNWFVIGSKTDAERVVNQYQELVQNEAKCPVKMSHSSSGSASLSQLSPGKETEPETVSVQSSVLGKGVKHRPPPIKLPSTSGNSSSGNYFTPQQASSFLKSPTPPPASKPPSLSRKSSVDLNQVSMLSPAALSPASSSQRSGTPKPSTPTPTPSSTPHPPDAQSSTPITPSATPTPQDSGFTPQPTLLTQFAQQQKSLSQAMPVTTIPLSTMVTSITTGTTATQVMANSAGLNFINVVGSVCGAQALMSGSNPMLGCNTGAITPAGINLSGLLPSGGLLPNALPGAMQTASQAGVPFGLKNTSSLRPLNLLQLPGGSLIFNTLQQQQQQQLSQFTPQQPQPQQPTTSSPQQPGEQGSEQSLTSQEQALSAQHAAVINLAGVGSFMHSQAAVLSQLGSAENRPEQSLPQQRLQLSSAFQQQQQQIQQLRFLQHQMAMAAAAAQTAQLHRHRHTGSQSKSKVKRGTPATPKF from the exons cagaaattaagaagaaatgtGAACTTATTAGAGAAGCTTGTTATGCAAGAGACATTGTCATGTTTAGTGGTCAACCTATACCCGGGAAATGAGGGATATTCTCTGATgctcaggggaaaaaatggatCAG attctGAGACCATTCGACTGCCTTATGAAGAGGGAGAATTGCTTGAATACTTGGATGCAGAAGAATTACCTCCAATTTTGGTTGATCTCCTAGAAAAATCTCAG gttaatatttttcattgtggATGCGTCATAGCAGAAATACGTGACTATAGGCAGTCCAGTAACATGAAATCTCCTGGTTACCAAAGTAGGCACATTCTGTTACGTCCAACAATGCAG ACTTTAATCTGTGATGTACATTCAATAACAAGTGATAACCATAAGTGGACCCAG GAAGACAAACTTTTGCTTGAGAGCCAATTGATTCTGGCTACAGCGGAGCCGCTGTGTCTTGATCCTTCCATAGCTGTCACCTGCACTGCAAACAGACTGCTCTATAACAGGCAAAAGATGAACACACGCCCAATGAAACG ATGTTTCAAGAGATATTCCAGGTCCTCTCTGAATCGGCAACAGGATATGTCTCATGGTCCACCTCCTCCTCAGCTAAAATTACTTGATTTcttacaaaaaagaaaggaaagaaaagcaggtCAGCATTATGACCTCAAAATTTCTAAAGCAGGAAAT tgtgTAGATATGTGGAAACGGAGTCCCTGTAATTTGGCTGTACCTTCTGAGGTGGAT GTGGAAAAATATGCCAAAGTAGAAAAATCTATCAAGTCTGATGACTCACAACCAACAGTCTGGCCAGCCCAT GATGTAAAAGATGATTATATATTTGAATGTGAAGCTGGTAATCAGTATCAGAAAACAAAGCTGACCATTTTGCAGTCACTTGGTGATCCACTTTACTATGGTAAAATCCAGCCATGTAAAGAAGATGAGGAGAGTGACAGTCCGATGTCACCGTCCCA CTTCTCCACAGATGATCATTCAaattg GTTCGTTATTGGatcaaagactgatgctgagag AGTAGTCAATCAGTACCAGGAATTGGTCCAGAATGAAGCCAAATGTCCAGTGAAGATGTCACATAGCTCCAGTGGCTCAGCCAGCTTGAGTCAGCTTTCTCCAGGGAAAGAAACAGAA CCTGAGACCGTGTCAGTTCAGTCTTCAGTACTGGGGAAGGGAGTGAAACATCGACCTCCACCCATCAAACTTCCCTCAACCTCAGGAAATAGTTCCTCAG GTAACTATTTTACACCACAACAGGCCAGCAGCTTTCTTAAATCTCCAACTCCTCCTCCTGCTTCTAAGCCACCAAGTCTTTCTCGGAAGTCATCCGTGGATCTTAATCAAGTTAGCATGCTTTCTCCAGCTGCCCTGTCACCTGCCAGTTCATCACAAA GATCTGGAACTCCTAAGCCATCTACTCCTACACCAACCCCTTCATCGACCCCACACCCTCCTGATGCTCAGAGCTCAACTCCTATTACCCCTTCAGCTACCCCTACTCCCCAAGATTCAGGCTTCACCCCTCAGCCCACTTTGTTAACTCAGTTTGCTCAGCAGCAAAAGTCTCTGAGCCAGGCAATGCCTGTAACGACCATTCCTCTTTCCACCATGGTAACATCTATAACTACAGGAACCACAGCCACCCAGGTCATGGCAAACTCTGCTGGACTTAACTTCATCAATGTAGTGGGCTCTGTTTG TGGAGCTCAAGCTTTGATGAGTGGTTCAAACCCTATGCTGGGCTGTAACACTGGTGCCATAACTCCTGCAGGAATAAACCTGAGTGGCCTTCTACCCTCAGGGGGTCTGCTACCAAATGCATTGCCGGGTGCAATGCAGACAGCCTCTCAAGCag GTGTTccatttggtttaaaaaatacttcaagtctcaggcccttaaatctactcCAG CTTCCAGGCGGCTCGCTCATTTTTAACACtctgcagcaacagcagcagcagcagctctcccaGTTTACACCGCAGCAGCCTCAGCCCCAGCAACCCACAACTTCTAGTCCTCAACAGCCTGGGGAGCAG ggttctgaacaaagttTGACCAGTCAAGAACAAGCCTTATCTGCTCAGCATGCTGCAGTTATTAACCTTGCCGGAGTAGGAAGCTTTATGCATTCACAGGCAGCTG TGTTGTCTCAGCTTGGCTCTGCCGAGAACAGACCTGagcaaagccttcctcagcagagACTCCAGCTCTCCTCTGCCtttcaacagcagcagcaacagatccAA CAGTTACGATTCTTGCAGCATCAAATGGctatggcagcagcagcagcacaaacaGCTCAGCTACATCGTCATCGGCACACAGGCAGCCAGTCAAAAAGTAAAGTGAAGAGAGGCACACCAGCCACTCCAAAATTCTGA